The genome window TGGGGGCTATGGAAATTGGAACAGAGGCCAGAGCTCCTGTTGGGAATTCCCATTCGCAGCAACATGACGCCAGAACTTCCCGCAtctgttaaaaacattttgcagcaTTATGTCCTTCTGTGGAGTCTTTGTTAAAATTCTGAATTCATCCAACAAACTCGGATCCCCTTGTGCTGCGGCGTGCAGATCAGAGAGGGATCCAAAGTTTCTGAAACTTACAAACACGTTGGTGTTTAAACTTATTTGGCCCCGGTGTAATACTGCCATGTCCCCACAAGATGGAAGAAACCACTTATTCTATTTTGTTTCAGCTCCACCACATGGAaactatgaaaataaaataacgttACTGTTATCTTTTGGACTAATGTCCTCAATACATCTGtacaaacagacaataaaatacatacaatatcCTGCATTTAATCATGCCTCCTATATAGCTACACCAATCCCCACATGGGGCCATGTTGCAGGCGGAGTTTGTCCTTGTTTACTCCAAACACATGTTTCTGATAACATCTAAGTACTCCCCACAGTCTCCACCCTCGCTTTCTCAtctactccctctctctctctccccaactCACTTCCTGTTGAATAGTAAATGTGCCTGTTTCGTTTGCGTACCGGCACAACAGAACGTTTGAGTGGAAAAACAgtccttttctttatttggggaAGTGGGAGGAGATAAAGGCAGATGCACAGGTGGTGCATTTGTTTCAGGCTGAAGTGTGGCTGCCTGCTCACAGCCGTTCACTGGGACTGGTCCGACTGGTTTGATGCCTCCACACTAGCTGAGCTCTCCCAGAGATCTGGCTTCTTTTGTAGCGGGCAGACAGCGAGCAGCGGGTGAACCAGACACAGGAGCTGTGGAGAACGTTTGAGAGCCTCTCTGTACATTTcaacacttgacccagagaggGAATCTCAACATGCCTGATGGAGGAGAAGACCAGTTTTACGGAAAGAATGGTAACTGCTCTTTGTGCTTTTAGTTTCCTGTTGATTCTCAACATCTTTCTTTTAATTCTGTACGACGAATGAACAGAGGATCCTCGGTCAACCCTCCGCTGTGTCCTGCTCACAGACTTTACAACGTGTCTGGATTGTGTTGAGAAAGTGTGTCAGTATCAGTGAACACGCAGTGTGggaaggaatgtgtgtgtgtgtgtgtgtgggtggagaaGAGCGCGTCAGCAGCTCTGCTGGTTATACAGGTGTGTGAGAGCTGGAGGCTCTTTGATCTCTTTGCACAAATGTTACTGCGCCGTCGGGATAATCATTCCAGCGAGGCGGCTTTACTCCTGACGAATCCACGATTCATTCACTCGCTCCCACAGCTGCACTGTAACGGTTACACGGATGAGTCGTTCTTTCGTCGAGTCTCAATGCTCGCCTCCCCCTACGATATTAAAACGGGTCGAGCTTAAGTTTGaaaaggtaaaataaaaactgacAGCGGCTTGGCACCATGTTTCTGAAACACAGGAGCCGTCCTCCATCTAAGCTCGTCCTATTAATGCTGGCTGCAGCATTATCCTCTGGTTCACATGCATAATCAATCTGCATACTGCTCTTTAAGGACTCTAGATGTACACAGACCTGTGGACTGTGGTAGGGTGGGTTAGCTGGAGGTGCTTTGAGGGGGTTTAATTTCCTAAAAAAACAGTCAGAAGCTTCCTGATTCTTTGAAAACAGTTATCAGAAGCAAGAGAGCATCAGTTTGACATCATAGATGTACGATTAAAAGTATGCCAAAATGATACCAATGATACCTAATAATAGTACAAATATTGCATCAATGCTTCTACCTAAATGAATGCAGACGGGACTGTCGAGTGTGTTTCTGCTTTGCCGTTTCCTTGGACGGAGTTGCTGTGAATGAAATAAAGTTAGCATGATTCAGCATTCCTTGGCTTTGGACCTGAATCTTGTCAGATCTCTGATTTAGTCGCTGTCAATCGGCCGTGCAGACTGTAGCCTCCGCTTAGTCACCGGAAAGGAATCTGTTGCGTTGCCAGGCGTGTCTGCCCGCAGGGGAACGTCCTCTGACAGAAGAATGGGAGGCaaaggggggggatgggggggggggatactgtTTCTtagccttttttcattttgccaTCTAATGTTGCACACATGGTTGTACAGAGCTCACTGGGCCATTGCCCCAGTACCCCGTGACCCACCCACTTCTTCTGTTGTTCTGTGCAGGAGAGCCGAGGAAGTACGACGCCAACTTCAAGGGCCCGATCCAGAACCGGTGAGCGAGGCTCCGGACCTCCTGTCATCCACGCAGAGCTTCTGTTCGGCCCCTCACTCTTTGCTCTGTCCTCTCCAGGGGCTGCACGGACATCGTGTGCTGCATCCTCTTCGTTATCGCCATACTGGGCTACATCGCAGTGGGAATACTGGGTAAGAGAAAACCTCTAAAATAGGCCCGAATCCCAAGGTTTTCTAACGCAAAGCGAGTTTGTAACCTGCGCTGCTGTGCTCCCAGCCTGGTCCCAGGGCGACCCCAGGAAGGTGATCTACCCCACCGACAGTCGAGGCCAGTTCTGCGGGCAGGCGGGGACCCCCCTGGCGTGAGTTGATCTGCTCGTAGTAATTCCCAAGGAAGTGCTGAATGGCAAACATTATTGTGGAGCTTTAGCTCAGAAATAATCCGGATACAGTTGGTTGCTTCAAACATTGAGAGGGGAGATTCCTGAATAAATACAGAACGTATTATTATGATTTCAGTCCGCTGTGCAGAATGTTTTCAGGTATGTTAACCTGTCAAAAtggtttaatacatttttcttttgaaatacagGCAACAAAAGCTGTATTCTCTcgaaattattatttatttacggTTCTGGTTTTTATATCCACGTATGATCCTAACCGGTCAAATCCAAGCCACTCAGCAGTTTTCCTTCACCCATCTATCTATCAACTAAATATACTTTCTTCATGTCCCTCGCTGTGCGGCTTAAAGGGCCCGGTTTAGAAATCTCTTCTAAAGAGCACTTACTTGCCCTAAATCGTCCCCTCTGTGGCGACCGCTTCACACCGATCACCGTAGGACGCATCGGCCTTTTTTCACTGCAAGGTCAGATCTCGCTCTCCTCGGGATGCGATGAGCCGGACCGTGAACCGAAGTGTCCTGGCTGGCTGAACGGTCTCTTTTCACCACTAAAGCAAATCGGATCACTATCCGACAAGACGCGTGTGGATACACGGCACCGATCTGGAACATCTCATCTCAAAAGTCTCATTGGCGAGATCGCAAACTCTCAAAAAGATATtcttaatgttaaatgttcttttCCTCCCCACATAGACAACTATGAAACCATTCTATGCGTATGTCTATGGGTGCACATTCCTCATAAAGAGAAACGTTGCAGACAATGAGAATGTTGGTCTGTAACTCCAAAAACGGAAATAAAGTGTTGGTCGTTGAAATCTACAGACTCCTGCACTTTTCCCCTGTCAGCGGTTTCTTCCTCTTACCATTtcttttgtgtatgtgtgttaacAGCAACAAGCCACTTCTGTTCTACTTCAACATCATGAAGTGTGCCAGCCCCATGGTGCTGCTGGAGTTCCAGTGTCCCACCACGCAGGTGTGAACTCCTGTGTCCTTTTTGGGAAACCTTATTAGGGTGTAGTACGGATTCCATTCCCACTGCTGCTGTTTActcctcttcacctccacgcagttTTGAGTCCAGCATCCGAACTGTACTGTAAGTAAACGCTGCGTCCCcctggtctttttttcttttctttttcagatgtGTGTGGAGAAGTGCCCCGAAAAGTTCATGACGTTGGTGAAAGCCTACACCAACAATAATGACTTTGCCTACTACAAGACCTTCTGCAAGGAAGGCGTGACGAACACGATGGTGAGCTTAAAGCCGCGCCGTTGTTCGGTGCCTCCTTTCTTTACGTTCCACTGGCCTTCATGTCGGCTTGCTGTGTTTCAGGGTATTCCGCAAATCCTCAGCTTGGGGCTCTGTCCCGCCATGCTGACCCCCAGCAGACCATGTGAGTTGGAtcccaaaaaaatgtattgggaggaatatttgtttttgattgtttttttcttctccggtAAATGAAATCAACCGGCCTCGTTTCCCACTTCGACTTTTTCTTCAGTCACCCGCCGGTGTTTCCCAGCGTTGGGCCTGAAAGGAGGGGTGGTAACCGTGGGAAACAACTCTCACTTCGACGACGGCAGCGGAAACATGAGAGACGCCAAGGACCTGATGGACGGAGTCAAGTGAGTGCGTCGCTCTTGACCGGACACGCCGCGTTTATTTTTCCCAGACCCTCTACGAGGAACTCTGTAGCGCTCGACGGGAATTAAACACCCCGGAATCCCTCCGCAGGAACGCCACCTTGGTCATCGAGGCTCGCCAGGTGGTCATGAAAATCTTCGAGGACTACACGCAGTCCTGGTACTGGATCCTGATGTAAGTCAGCCGCCCACGTTGCTGCGTCTCCTTTGATCCGCTGTGCTCGTTCTCATCGATTCTCACGCGACGCCGTCGCCTCCTCACAGAGGGCTGGTCATCGCGATGCTCACCAGCCTGCTCTTCATCGTCCTGCTGCGCTTCCTGGCGGGGATCATGGTTTGGATCATGATCGTCCTGGTGATACTGGTCGTAGGATACGGTAAGGTGCTTACTTAcggtcggggaggggggggggggggtttggggaggGCGGTGTTCATTTTAGGTTTTAAAACTAGAAACAAGTCATCGAGCTCTTCGACTGCAATTATGTTACCCAATGTGTCCCAATCCCATACGGCGTACTTATTGTTTACCAGTTACTTCTCTCTAGTGTCCTTTTATTGGCTGTTGGTATTAAAAACCACAATATGCATTACTTTTTTacgactttttaaaaaaaggggcaGCAGATTGCCCCCCCTGATATTTCTAATATTGTTCTGTCAACACGCGGAAGTTCTAAGCTTTTACAGCATCACACCAagcttcttcctccttttttgtgcattgcattgtgggttagggttaataTGGGTTAGTATCTTATCAGCACGCTGATAAATTGGTGTCCCGCCCTCTGGGACTAATCTCCTTTTCTACTGTGAACAAACAACGCGCGCAGATCCAGCTCACAGTTGGAGTGTAGGAAAATATTGGTTCAAATCTCAAAGTGAAACGCATGTCTAGTGAGTGGAAAAGGAACATCATCAGTGGTTGAATAAAGAGCGAGGCCCCCATTTCTGTCTGAGATATATTTCCCAGGAAAATTGCAGTGTGAATAAGCGAAGAGAGTCGCTGTGGTTTTAAGTTGTTTTTCAAATCCGAAAAAGTGATTCATCCTCTTAAAGAGAAATCCTCTTCCTGGCTAttgtgagttgtttttttttaacactgcaCTGTCTGGATTTTGGGATGTTTTGAAGTGGGCTGGTGGGAAGTACTTCTCCACAGTCTCTGTAGTCCAGTCTCTGTAGTCCATGTCGCAATCTGCACACCCCCAGTTTGGAGAAATGGATCAGGAGTTCCAGACCAGAAGTAagtgtgctgctgctgactgGGGCAACGGTTGCTGTGAACTGGTGAAAGGAAATGGCATCAGGTTACTGCaggttaccatggtaactgCCAAAAAGTTGTGGAAGGGGAAAACTTCCCTTCTTAACCCGCCGTGCAGTCCGTCAGGCTTACTCCTGATTTTTTAAATTCCATTTCTATATTGCGTGCCTTGTTGCAAGCTGCTTCCAGTCTCTTTTTTCTAAATGGTGTGCTTGCTCCTCAGGTATCTTCCACTGCTACATGGAGTACGCCGCCCTGAAGGGAGAGGCGGGCGCCAATGTGACCCTCCAGGACCTGGGCTTCCAGACGGACTTTGCGGTCTACCTGCAGATCCGACAGACCTGGCTGGCCTTCAGTGCGTACTCCACTCGTCCAGAGATCCTGACTCATTGCCGGGAAATTAGAGAGACACCACCTGAattcttcccccctccctctactCTCCTTTTCTAGTGATCATCCTGGCCATCGTGGAGgtcatcatcatcctcttgCTCATCTTCCTCAGGAAGAGGATCCTCATCGCCATCGCTCTCATCAAAGAAGCCAGCAGGTCAGACCTGGCCGGATGGGACATGTAGCTTCATTAACTCGCATTGATGAAAGCCAGACGCAGCTGATGAGGTAATCATACTATACAAATATGTACATTGTGTTCAATTGGATGTGATGTTGTGTTCACAGAGCCGTCGCTCATGTGATGAGTTCCCTTTTCTACCCTCTGTTCACGTTCGTCCTCCTGGCCATGGTCATCGCCTACTGGGCCGTTACCGCCGTGTATCCTGAACCTGAACTTTGATGCATACGACGTATGCGACTCAGAGGGTTTAGCAACGATATGGACGATACGTTGTTGCCTAGAGAAGTATAGTTGTGTTAACTGGCAGATCCGTATGTTTGCACCTGATTTGTTTCGGTTGTTGTCCTTAATAGAACCAAATCAGCTTCTTGTCTACCTCCAATGAACCCATCTACAAAGTTTTTAATGAGACCGCATGCGACCACTCGAGAACAACCTGCGACCCAGCAGTAAGTTTTATCACCTCTTAATCTGATTACATATTTATGTTTGATCCTGCAGAAagcttgtctttatttttttttaaatgtactgcTGTTCAACATAACTGTTGATAGGTTATCTGCATATTGACCTTTTTGAACCACTATTCTTCCCATTGGATTTTCCCTTTTTATCTTGGCATCGCCTCAGACCTGTTCTCTTATCGAGTGAAGGGTTTCTCTGTCGCGTTTATTAGAAATCTCATGGCTCCTCAGTGTGCCTACGAGGTCTCTCCATAACCTGCATCTATTCCCAGAACTACTCCACCAGTATCGAAAAAGCGCAGTGCCCCGACTCTCAGTGCCTTTTCGCCTTCTACGGCGGAGAGACCCCCTACCACAAATACCTGATCGGCCTGCAGTTCTACaacgtcttcctcttcttctggtgCGCCAACTTCGTCACGGCCCTGGGACAAATGACCCTGGCCGGGGCCTTCGCCTCGTACTACTGGGCCACGGTCAAGCCGGACGACATGCCTGCCTTCCCAGTCTTTTCTTCCCTGGGGAGATCTCTcaggtttgcgtgtgtgtgtgtgtggaggagattTCAGCACAACCGCACACCTGGCGTTTGTAGTATAACGCTACCTTGTGTCCTGTTAAAGGTATCACACGGGAACTCTGGCGTTCGGATCCCTCATCCTCTCAATCGTTCAGATCATCAGGGTTCTGCTGGAGTATCTGGACCACAAGCTCAAAGGTCTGGCGCTGCTCAAGGTCCACGTGTTGAATGGCGTTCAGACCTGAATCCACAAAATATATATCCACAAAAATATCTCTTAAAATATCACTTAACCTTTCAATCTCCGTCCCACTCGCAGGAGCCCAGAATAAGTTCACCAAGTTCCTGTTGTGCTGCTTGAAGTGCTGCTTCTGGTGTCTGGAGAAAATCATCAAGTTCCTAAACAGGAACGCCTACATCATGGTGGGTGGTTGAGGTCGCTGCACTCGTCCCTTCAATATAGACCCTCACACGTGTTATCTGAGTGTAATGAGTGCACTCGGCCTCCAGGTGGCGATCTACGGCAAAAGCTTTTGCACCTCTGCCAGAgatgccttcctcctcctcatgaggAACATGATCAGGTGAGTTTCCACGGGGTTTGggagttgtcttttttttgttttgtttggaagCATTTGATTTCATTAAATGGAAGTGTCCCTTTTTGAAAGTAAGCGatcctctttcctccctcagGGTGGCCGTCTTGGACAAAGTGACGGATTTCCTCTTGTTTTTGGGCAAATTGCTCATTGTTGGGCTTGTGGGTGAGTcagtttttatttcttcattcttGTATAATTCATTGGGTAAACGCAGTATTTTAGTTTAGAGAAAAGGGCATGCATCACAACCAAAGGGGGGCTGAAATGGGCTTCCACAGACGTCAATGCAAAATACAACTCATAAATTACGCATGTTGTCATAATGAGCTTATTTACATTTGCTAATTGGAAATAAGAAGTGTTATTATACATCTCAATAGAATAAAAgcacaatacaaacacaatgCGTCTGAATGGATTTTCCATAGACTTTCATCAGTTATGTAAATTATGCAAATGTTGATCTTTGTGTTGTTTACAGACTGTGGCTTGAATATAGACAAAATACAGTGGAGGTCAATGGGTTCTTCTGGTCCTCTCTTCCACAGGGATCtttgccttcttcttcttctccgggAGAGTGAAGGCCTTTGAGAATACAGCCCCGCATCTCAACTACTACTGGGTACCCATCCTGGTGAGTGGGCTGCCCTCCCTGCAAGGGGGCACGGTAGTGAACATAACAGGATTGGCGTGTAATTCTGCTCCCCTTGCTTTCTTTTTGATCCCGATCCATGTGTGACTTGTGGCTCTTCTTGTTCCCACCAGACTGTAGTCGTTGGCTCCTACCTCATTGCCCACGGATTCTTCAGCGTGTACGCCATGTGCGTGGACACCCTCTTCCTGTGCTTCTGTAAGTAACCGTGCCTAAATGTCTCTATTCTAGATTATCCAGGTTGGCACAGACGCCACGTGAGTGACATCGACATtaagagaaaacagaaaatgcCTCCGATTTATAAAATGGAAAACTTGTTGGTTACCAGCAGAAAACTTTCCTCACTTCTTCAAATCTCCCACTGCTTTTGGTGTTGGGCTGTCGATGCATGAATACGGTGTACCAGAAAAAATAACCAGTATATTAATCTGAAGGTTTGGGCTGCTTGGTGTTCCTCTGTTAACTTGCCTGTTGCTTGCTTGCTATTtgactttctcttttttgtctcctttttctttccactctCTGCAATTCCCTCAACATCCCTTTCTCTTCCCTACTGGCTCCGCTAAACATTTTTACCTTATTTTTACCTTGATTTCAATACTAATTTTCTGTTCCATCCATTAACACGGacaaatacacacgcacacaataagGTGAAGACCTGGAGCGCAATGACGGTTCAGCTGCAAAGCCTTATTACATGTCTTCAACCCTCCGCGAGATTCTGTGGAAAAAGGCGGCCGAGGATCCGTCTCCGTCTTCAGCTCGCCTACAGGACGACGGCGACCTGAAGCAgcgggctctggaggaggaggaggcggcttaGAGAAGACGATTGCTGTGGGAATACACATCAGGCATCGCAAACCTGCACCCTGCAGCACTTTTTGTAGCTGTTTCTAGTAACAGATCAGGGTAGTAAGAAGGCCTCACACTTAACGCACTCATCACAGGGTCAGATTGGAGTGCAGTGACGCAACAACGTGCCTTTTTTAACACTGAGATTCAGCGTTTCCCTTCGTCACAGTTgagttgtacattttttttctttcacctttTCGTTTCCGCACAaggaaacatgaaaaacatgatgATTTCATAATTGACCCTTTGCTAAAGTCCTCCCTCGATCGTCCAATCCTTGCTAAGCAACCTTGACAGTCGACACAAACGGTGCAAAAGTTGCTTCAGGAGTTTGGaaagaagtgtttttgtgttgaacTTAAGAAATTAACTCTAAGGGTTCTTCTGACAATGCTGACCTACTTATCGCTTAGCGCTTAGCTCCGCTGTAATTTGATGGCGTCTTCCTCGGCCATTCCACCAAGTTGCATGGAAATCAGTGTTATTGGTTTTTCCTGTAATCCTGCTGTAAATTGACAAACTGatcaaaacaaacccaaaatgTAAACTCCTTGATGGAGGTTATAATCCCAGTCAGATCAACGGTTTATGGAAGGGATTGAGCTCTGTTTAGCATGTTGTGCTAACTAGCGTATAGCCTGTAGTAGTTACCCGCTACAAATCGACTCAATCTGTAGCGCCAAATCTGACTGAGTAACAAGAAAAAGGCTGTTTGTGACACTACTATTAGTGTAGTATTTCCTGGATGCTACATCAGAAACTAAGCTAACTCTTCATTATTATAGTATTCATAGTCCTTATTCTAGATAGAATGTTCACAAAACAAATAAGATGTCCTCTTCCGATTgttaaaactaattaaaaatacCAGCTTGTATCAATGCTGGCAATAAAGCCTAATTTCTGTAGAGTTTGTCTGAAACTTGAACTGCTCAGATCAAGATAACTGGAAGATATTATGACGCATATAATATTAACAGTATGTTGGGTGGTAAAACGTTGTAAACAACTGTATGAATGGTGACATTTCACCTAATATTTCTAAGTACATTCATTTTTCCCTGCCTTGGGAAATGAAACTTGAAGCCGTTCATGTGCCTGATTTACAGGGTTGACACAGGTCtgtttgtaccttttttagagGTCATCTGATTGTTTTAGTGTATCCAATTGGAAACCACGTGATAATCGGTATGAAGTTCGGCACCATCAATGCACTTTCAATTCTGTTCAACCCCTTTTTCTGTTGCAATGAATATTGGTGATTTTCTCGAGGCTCGCTGCTTTGCCGTCTCGCGTGTTGTATGTTTTTCCAGCACATGTAGCTTTTCATTCAGTGCGTCTTTACAAAGGATTGTGTATTTGGCAGTAAAGTTTGTTAAATGGCATCGGAGGCAAAGGCAACTAAGTAATTAAAACTCTTTAAATGGATTAACGCACGTGGTGATTGTCTTAAACTATTAATCAAAGATTTGTGCTCATTTAAATGAGAATCAAACATGGATTTGGTAATTATGTTTTTCTTGTGCTGGTCTCTGTGGCTCTAACAACCTCTGGTACTAAACCTCCTCTTGATTTTGGTTCCAGTGGAGGATCTAGAAAGGAACGATGGGAGTGCGGAGAGGCCCTACTTAATGCCCGAGAGCCTCCGCAAAGTCCTGAACAAGAAGAACAAGCCGGCTAGCTAGAGCCTCTCCTCCGTGAGGCCGGACGCAAAGCGACCGCCATCAGTCACCAGCGGGCCTCTAAATCTCCGTTTTGATAGTAGTtgtaaatttaagaaaacatttaattgtatttttatttgctttaattttagcatgttttatgaaatattttgttACATTAGGATTAGCTCATGCAACCTGCTAAAGTTATTCAATATATCTTTGCACTTTTATAACTGTAATCTTTGTATTTTAATACATATCCAACCATGTTACCAAAGCCACTTCACTGCCACTCGTGCATAGTGGTCATTTAAATCTACTATTGCGTTTTATCCGTTAGCCTAAGGAGAGAACTGTGGAGTTAAATTGTTTCTGATAAtttgaaataaactttttttttttatgtaattgTA of Gasterosteus aculeatus chromosome 11, fGasAcu3.hap1.1, whole genome shotgun sequence contains these proteins:
- the LOC120828183 gene encoding choline transporter-like protein 2 isoform X1, which translates into the protein MPDGGEDQFYGKNGEPRKYDANFKGPIQNRGCTDIVCCILFVIAILGYIAVGILAWSQGDPRKVIYPTDSRGQFCGQAGTPLANKPLLFYFNIMKCASPMVLLEFQCPTTQMCVEKCPEKFMTLVKAYTNNNDFAYYKTFCKEGVTNTMGIPQILSLGLCPAMLTPSRPFTRRCFPALGLKGGVVTVGNNSHFDDGSGNMRDAKDLMDGVKNATLVIEARQVVMKIFEDYTQSWYWILIGLVIAMLTSLLFIVLLRFLAGIMVWIMIVLVILVVGYGIFHCYMEYAALKGEAGANVTLQDLGFQTDFAVYLQIRQTWLAFMIILAIVEVIIILLLIFLRKRILIAIALIKEASRAVAHVMSSLFYPLFTFVLLAMVIAYWAVTAVFLSTSNEPIYKVFNETACDHSRTTCDPANYSTSIEKAQCPDSQCLFAFYGGETPYHKYLIGLQFYNVFLFFWCANFVTALGQMTLAGAFASYYWATVKPDDMPAFPVFSSLGRSLRYHTGTLAFGSLILSIVQIIRVLLEYLDHKLKGAQNKFTKFLLCCLKCCFWCLEKIIKFLNRNAYIMVAIYGKSFCTSARDAFLLLMRNMIRVAVLDKVTDFLLFLGKLLIVGLVGIFAFFFFSGRVKAFENTAPHLNYYWVPILTVVVGSYLIAHGFFSVYAMCVDTLFLCFCEDLERNDGSAAKPYYMSSTLREILWKKAAEDPSPSSARLQDDGDLKQRALEEEEAA
- the LOC120828183 gene encoding choline transporter-like protein 2 isoform X3, producing the protein MPDGGEDQFYGKNGEPRKYDANFKGPIQNRGCTDIVCCILFVIAILGYIAVGILAWSQGDPRKVIYPTDSRGQFCGQAGTPLANKPLLFYFNIMKCASPMVLLEFQCPTTQMCVEKCPEKFMTLVKAYTNNNDFAYYKTFCKEGVTNTMGIPQILSLGLCPAMLTPSRPFTRRCFPALGLKGGVVTVGNNSHFDDGSGNMRDAKDLMDGVKNATLVIEARQVVMKIFEDYTQSWYWILIGLVIAMLTSLLFIVLLRFLAGIMVWIMIVLVILVVGYGIFHCYMEYAALKGEAGANVTLQDLGFQTDFAVYLQIRQTWLAFMIILAIVEVIIILLLIFLRKRILIAIALIKEASRAVAHVMSSLFYPLFTFVLLAMVIAYWAVTAVFLSTSNEPIYKVFNETACDHSRTTCDPANYSTSIEKAQCPDSQCLFAFYGGETPYHKYLIGLQFYNVFLFFWCANFVTALGQMTLAGAFASYYWATVKPDDMPAFPVFSSLGRSLRYHTGTLAFGSLILSIVQIIRVLLEYLDHKLKGAQNKFTKFLLCCLKCCFWCLEKIIKFLNRNAYIMVAIYGKSFCTSARDAFLLLMRNMIRVAVLDKVTDFLLFLGKLLIVGLVGIFAFFFFSGRVKAFENTAPHLNYYWVPILTVVVGSYLIAHGFFSVYAMCVDTLFLCFLEDLERNDGSAERPYLMPESLRKVLNKKNKPAS
- the LOC120828183 gene encoding choline transporter-like protein 2 isoform X4; this encodes MELEEKHKYGEPRKYDANFKGPIQNRGCTDIVCCILFVIAILGYIAVGILAWSQGDPRKVIYPTDSRGQFCGQAGTPLANKPLLFYFNIMKCASPMVLLEFQCPTTQMCVEKCPEKFMTLVKAYTNNNDFAYYKTFCKEGVTNTMGIPQILSLGLCPAMLTPSRPFTRRCFPALGLKGGVVTVGNNSHFDDGSGNMRDAKDLMDGVKNATLVIEARQVVMKIFEDYTQSWYWILIGLVIAMLTSLLFIVLLRFLAGIMVWIMIVLVILVVGYGIFHCYMEYAALKGEAGANVTLQDLGFQTDFAVYLQIRQTWLAFMIILAIVEVIIILLLIFLRKRILIAIALIKEASRAVAHVMSSLFYPLFTFVLLAMVIAYWAVTAVFLSTSNEPIYKVFNETACDHSRTTCDPANYSTSIEKAQCPDSQCLFAFYGGETPYHKYLIGLQFYNVFLFFWCANFVTALGQMTLAGAFASYYWATVKPDDMPAFPVFSSLGRSLRYHTGTLAFGSLILSIVQIIRVLLEYLDHKLKGAQNKFTKFLLCCLKCCFWCLEKIIKFLNRNAYIMVAIYGKSFCTSARDAFLLLMRNMIRVAVLDKVTDFLLFLGKLLIVGLVGIFAFFFFSGRVKAFENTAPHLNYYWVPILTVVVGSYLIAHGFFSVYAMCVDTLFLCFLEDLERNDGSAERPYLMPESLRKVLNKKNKPAS
- the LOC120828183 gene encoding choline transporter-like protein 2 isoform X2, translated to MELEEKHKYGEPRKYDANFKGPIQNRGCTDIVCCILFVIAILGYIAVGILAWSQGDPRKVIYPTDSRGQFCGQAGTPLANKPLLFYFNIMKCASPMVLLEFQCPTTQMCVEKCPEKFMTLVKAYTNNNDFAYYKTFCKEGVTNTMGIPQILSLGLCPAMLTPSRPFTRRCFPALGLKGGVVTVGNNSHFDDGSGNMRDAKDLMDGVKNATLVIEARQVVMKIFEDYTQSWYWILIGLVIAMLTSLLFIVLLRFLAGIMVWIMIVLVILVVGYGIFHCYMEYAALKGEAGANVTLQDLGFQTDFAVYLQIRQTWLAFMIILAIVEVIIILLLIFLRKRILIAIALIKEASRAVAHVMSSLFYPLFTFVLLAMVIAYWAVTAVFLSTSNEPIYKVFNETACDHSRTTCDPANYSTSIEKAQCPDSQCLFAFYGGETPYHKYLIGLQFYNVFLFFWCANFVTALGQMTLAGAFASYYWATVKPDDMPAFPVFSSLGRSLRYHTGTLAFGSLILSIVQIIRVLLEYLDHKLKGAQNKFTKFLLCCLKCCFWCLEKIIKFLNRNAYIMVAIYGKSFCTSARDAFLLLMRNMIRVAVLDKVTDFLLFLGKLLIVGLVGIFAFFFFSGRVKAFENTAPHLNYYWVPILTVVVGSYLIAHGFFSVYAMCVDTLFLCFCEDLERNDGSAAKPYYMSSTLREILWKKAAEDPSPSSARLQDDGDLKQRALEEEEAA